In Phyllopteryx taeniolatus isolate TA_2022b chromosome 22, UOR_Ptae_1.2, whole genome shotgun sequence, the DNA window CTGCGCTCGCATGCTCTCGGGACACAAGTCGGTGGCGAGAAACAAAGCACCGTGTCGAAACAGTGCCGCTAAATGTTGTCCGACGCACATTGTGTCCAATAAGGCGGCACTATTTGTTGAAGACGGCAAAAGTTCTGCAGCATTAAACAGCAAATCACCTGCACGCAGGCAGGAAGTTTCCCCCAGCTTTAAACTGTGCTTAATGTGAATGTCAGGCGTGCTTCGAGAGGTCTTTCTCCTGTATTTAATGAAACAGTCCTGACCGTGGACGAACACGTTCAAATGTGTCAGGATAACATCTGCAGAAGTCAGTGAGGTGCTTCTGAAAAGCACGGGCGCGGGGTTCCAAACGCTGCGCGCACACTCCGCGCTGCGGGACAGTCGGACAACTCCGCTGCGCGTCCCCACTTGGAAGAGACGGCGCGTGGATTCGGGTGATAAAAGCGCGTCCACGTCGTACGTCCACTCGGGTCCAACAGACAGGTTCGCCAGGAGGGTGCCCGGTTGCAAAGACTCGGTGAGGTGAAGATCCAAGCAGGCCACGGGCGGCGCGTTGAGCAGGACGCAAACCCAAATCATCCACGCGCTCCGCGACACCATGCTTCCAAACATGACAAATCCCGAGTCGAGTCCGCTTAAAGTCGTCCGAGGCAGCTCTCCCGCTGCCGGCGTCGCGTTCGACTCTTGTTGTTCTTCATGGCGGAAGTTGTAACGGGGCAAAGAGACGATGCGTTTCCATGGTGTAGGTGGATCCACGGTGCGCACTCAAAGACCACCAAGTTCCAAATGAGTACAAAATGGCctcggcctcctcctcctcctccaccagaGGAGTGGATTAACATAAACCTGCGGGgggtcttttttccccctccttcttcttcttcttcttcacatgGAGATGGAGGAAGTTGCACATTTGCAAAACAGTAGTGTCCCGTTCTAAATTAGTCAAATCAAATCACTTATGCGTGAAAATTGGGCCTACATTTCTTGATTCCTATATTTGATGCGGAAATTTGGAATGTGCAATCTTATGAAGTTGAAACTAATCCATCTCTTAAATCAACGTATATTTACCGAGTGGAGTATTTGATGTAAATATGAAACATGCAAGTGAGCATGCAACAATTGCCTCCAAccgagggaggggggggggggggggttgccttGTGTAACAACACCCCGTTGTGGACAAAAGCTGCACGACAATGCAAACCCAGTGACCATTTTTAATAGCATGCTCCTTTATATTGTACATTTGctaacagaaaaagaaataaatataacaaatattgaatgaTATTCCTGTGAGTTTTTAGCTTTTCACATTCATCTTATGCATAGAAGGCGGATGGATGTGTATAGGCTTATCAGTGCAGAATAGTATTGCTGCCgcactttaaaaaaagtgtCAGTATCATAATATGTGACAGGTATCACATAATAACGCGGAAAGTTCACTGCTATAACTATCTTTTTCACGTTATAACAAGAACTTCTCACATTATTTACGCCCCTCTATTTTGACCAATGAGGAACCGACTTCACAATTGCCAGATCCGTTCTCCTTGGTAAAACCCCCTTCATTTCAAAATCCATCAGAAAATACACATATgtagaattgaattgaattgtaaaCGACCCATACTCTTGGTTAACACCTTTTTCTATCATTATTAACGTTGCCCGTTTATCTTGTTTTACATCTTAGATCTTACAATCTTTTATCGAGAAATGTCATAATATCGTCTCATAAGATGATCTCAAAAGATCATGATAAGTTCATGTGATAATGTCAATGTTACCTTTTCAATTAACTGCATTTTAGTGAGCCttttttcttacttttactACTTACTAAAAGAATATTACTATAGATCATTAATAAAACATACAATAGTCACTTTTGTTAAATACAAGAATTTTGCAGTTGGAGGCAACATGAGTATAGGACTAGTGTTTAACACTGCCAttctattcattcatttcaaaacatttgcaataaatACTTACAAAGTAGTGCACATAAAAGATGGATTTCAAACTCAatgcggcccgccacgtcatttgaTGCGACTcactaaagcaaataaagtgcGCCTATTGCATGTTTCTGGCTAAATGGATTTGTCCTTTTCATTTgacattgcaatttttcttcacttaaattattttttccaaGCATTTATTTCCCCCAAATCCCTTTCTCAACATAAATGTGGACACGAAGTTGTACTTTGAAATCTTCGCTAGccactattttccatgacttctgattttaaattCAATCTGTTGTTCAAATTAtgtcaaaacattcaaataaatgtgGCCATTGAAATAATATGGATGTTGTGATTATACATTTACAGCACATGGCCCGTgacgaaaatgagtttgacaccccttacTTAGTTTGTAATGTAACCGGGAGTTTACCCATCGGGTCGGCATGAGGCCGTGTCATCTGACCGGTTCTGGGTTCTGCTTGTGATTATTGAGCCGAGTAGCTTCCGAACATTCCCGACCTCGCTGGATGGTAAATTCGCTTGGCCCGAGCTGGATGATCTTCCCGCTTCCCAGGCACTCATCGCCTTTGTAGAGCACTGCGAACTGAAAGAAAGGGACAGATGGTGTCTATAAAGATTATGAAAAGTGCTTGGTTGTGTGTGCGTTAGtgctaaataaatacagttgaaTTGATTTACTACCTGTCCAGGTGTTAAAGCTCTGAGAGGCTGCGCGAGTGAGATCCACACAGAGCCGTCCATGTTGAGAGTCACAGTGCAGGGAGCTGGAAAGCATTCAAAACAATGTCGACTAAggatgtttggttttttttttgcattgaaatCACTCTCAAAAAGTATTAAATGCGCTCACTTAGCGGCATCTGGTGGATGAAGCGAAAGTGACATTCCATCATCTTGGTCCGGACCAGTTCTGGCGGGGGGTCCTCGGCGATCCAGTGGAAGCGCTCCGTGCGCAGGATGTCGCGAAAAAGAGCCGGGTGATTGGTCGACGGAGCCTGAGTGCCAAAGACATTTAAGATCGTTTATTCAATTGTTATGATTTCTGTTGATCATGGCAAATTTGAACAATCTGACAGTCTGTTCATTAGCCTATACAGGCCATCGGGGGAGCACTAAGGAGGCataaggcggggggggggggcttttttgTGTGGTCttcaatttcacatttgatgttCTTCAATGTGTTCTTAGAATACCTTACCACAACCACATCGCCTGTATTGATATCCTTATCCACCACAAACCAGGCATCCCTCTGTCCTCCGATCCGCGCCCTCTGGCCCAGCGTCAGAGTGAACCAGCCTTGACGGAGAGGTAAAAGGATGAGCCATTAAATTCGGGACACACTGAATTTAAACGCCCGTCGACAGGTCTAAACGTACCTTTGTGTGTGCCCATGACAGTCCCATCCTCAATGGACACAAAGTTACCAGGTTTAGGTTTGAGGTactgggagggggtgggggagggggcgtGCATTAATTAGAAAAAACATCATGATCATTCATAATGAAAGTTTCCATGAAATTTTATCAGTGACCTTCAAGGAATTTTCCACACCATTTCAGCCCtaatcatccagccatccattttttgtcccgcttatcctcctTAGGGTCGTgccggagccaatcccagctttCTTTGGGCGAGTGgcacggtacaccctgaactggtcgccagccaatcgcagggcaactttatagacaaacaaccatgcgcactagCCCTGATCATGCTACACGTTTTGTAACTTACCTCCAGGATAAAATTTTCAAAGTTTCTCT includes these proteins:
- the trmu gene encoding mitochondrial tRNA-specific 2-thiouridylase 1 isoform X2, with amino-acid sequence MKNWDSLDESGVCATEKDCEDAYKVCQMLDIPFHQVSYVKEYWHEVFSNLLKEYEKGRTPNPDILCNKHIKFNHFHKYAIITLGADAMATGHYARTSQEDEEVFQQTPKTAPLVLFRNRFEFRNPVRLHKGADLVKDQTFFLSQISQHALRQTLFPLAGLTKNFVKKVAAEAGFHHVLKKKESMGICFIGERNFENFILEYLKPKPGNFVSIEDGTVMGTHKGWFTLTLGQRARIGGQRDAWFVVDKDINTGDVVVAPSTNHPALFRDILRTERFHWIAEDPPPELVRTKMMECHFRFIHQMPLTPCTVTLNMDGSVWISLAQPLRALTPGQFAVLYKGDECLGSGKIIQLGPSEFTIQRGRECSEATRLNNHKQNPEPVR